In a genomic window of Erinaceus europaeus chromosome 12, mEriEur2.1, whole genome shotgun sequence:
- the CCDC51 gene encoding mitochondrial potassium channel isoform X1 has product MTGCSPVLTVRHAMGVPPTVVWRGLFGRDIFVARTLCSSGPSQPREKRPEEVALGLYHHLTALGRALGHSVQQQASSKAKTWWKRYEEFVGLNEVREAQGNVTEAEKVFMVARGLVREAQEALEVQQVRLKEVRDRLDRISRDDNQYLELATLEHRMLQEEKRLRAAYTRAEDSEREKFSLFSAAVRESHEKERTRAERTKNWSLIGSVLGALIGVAGSTYVNRVRLQELKTLLLEAQKGPVSLQEAIREQASSYSLQQRDLHSLVADLKGLVQAGPGSGSPAGTSSSRERDTDALSSALKEQLSHSRQVHSCLEGLQKQLDGLEKTFSQMTGAVHLAKAAALQDFLEPEDGARPRSLLEHGSVILALSDMEQKLQTQVNRNSVYSTLVTCVTVVATLPVLYMLFRAN; this is encoded by the exons ATGACAGGGTGCAGCCCTGTGCTGACCGTGCGGCATGCCATGGGTGTCCCTCCCACAGTGGTGTGGAGAGGCCTCTTCGGAAGGGACATCTTTGTAGCCCGGACTCTGTGCAGCTCGGGCCCCAGCCAGCCCCGAGAGAAAAGACCAGAGGAGGTGGCCCTTGGCCTGTACCATCACCTCACGGCCCTGGGAAGAGCCCTGGGACACAGCGTTCAGCAGCAAGCCTCCTCCAAGGCCAAGACTTGGTGGAAAAGATATGAAGAGTTTGTTGGGCTCAATGAGGTTCGAGAGGCCCAGGGAAACGTGACTGAG GCAGAGAAAGTATTCATGGTGGCTCGGGGACTTGTCAGAGAGGCCCAGGAAGCCCTGGAAGTTCAGCAGGTCAGGCTGAAGGAGGTGAGAGACCGCTTGGACCGCATCTCCAGAGATGACAATCAGTACCTGGAGCTGGCCACTCTGGAGCACAGGATGCTGCAG GAGGAGAAGAGGCTTCGCGCAGCCTATACACGTGCTGAAGACTCTGAAAGAGAGAAGTTCTCCCTCTTCTCCGCGGCTGTGCGGGAAAGTCACGAGAAGGAGCGTACGCGGGCTGAGAGGACCAAGAATTGGTCCCTCATTGGCTCGGTCTTGGGGGCCCTGATCGGTGTGGCAGGCTCCACTTACGTGAACCGTGTGCGGCTTCAGGAGCTGAAGACCTTGCTCCTAGAGGCGCAGAAGGGGCCTGTGAGCCTCCAGGAGGCCATCCGAGAACAGGCGTCCAGCTACTCCCTCCAGCAAAGGGACCTCCATAGCCTCGTGGCAGATCTAAAGGGCCTGGTCCAAGCCGGTCCAGGCTCTGGGTCCCCGGCGGGAACTTCCTCCAGccgagaaagagacacagatgcTCTTTCCTCTGCCTTGAAAGAGCAGCTCAGTCACTCCAGGCAGGTCCATTCATGTCTGGAAGGCTTACAAAAGCAACTGGATGGCCTGGAAAAAACTTTTAGCCAGATGACTGGGGCGGTGCATCTTGCAAAGGCTGCAGCCCTCCAGGACTTCTTGGAGCCTGAAGACGGGGCTCGGCCTCGCTCTCTGCTGGAACATGGAAGCGTGATCTTGGCGCTGTCAGACATGGAGCAGAAGCTACAAACCCAGGTCAACAGAAACTCCGTCTATAGCACCCTGGTCACCTGTGTAACAGTTGTGGCCACCCTGCCTGTGCTCTACATGCTGTTCAGGGCTAACTAG
- the CCDC51 gene encoding mitochondrial potassium channel isoform X2 has protein sequence MVARGLVREAQEALEVQQVRLKEVRDRLDRISRDDNQYLELATLEHRMLQEEKRLRAAYTRAEDSEREKFSLFSAAVRESHEKERTRAERTKNWSLIGSVLGALIGVAGSTYVNRVRLQELKTLLLEAQKGPVSLQEAIREQASSYSLQQRDLHSLVADLKGLVQAGPGSGSPAGTSSSRERDTDALSSALKEQLSHSRQVHSCLEGLQKQLDGLEKTFSQMTGAVHLAKAAALQDFLEPEDGARPRSLLEHGSVILALSDMEQKLQTQVNRNSVYSTLVTCVTVVATLPVLYMLFRAN, from the exons ATGGTGGCTCGGGGACTTGTCAGAGAGGCCCAGGAAGCCCTGGAAGTTCAGCAGGTCAGGCTGAAGGAGGTGAGAGACCGCTTGGACCGCATCTCCAGAGATGACAATCAGTACCTGGAGCTGGCCACTCTGGAGCACAGGATGCTGCAG GAGGAGAAGAGGCTTCGCGCAGCCTATACACGTGCTGAAGACTCTGAAAGAGAGAAGTTCTCCCTCTTCTCCGCGGCTGTGCGGGAAAGTCACGAGAAGGAGCGTACGCGGGCTGAGAGGACCAAGAATTGGTCCCTCATTGGCTCGGTCTTGGGGGCCCTGATCGGTGTGGCAGGCTCCACTTACGTGAACCGTGTGCGGCTTCAGGAGCTGAAGACCTTGCTCCTAGAGGCGCAGAAGGGGCCTGTGAGCCTCCAGGAGGCCATCCGAGAACAGGCGTCCAGCTACTCCCTCCAGCAAAGGGACCTCCATAGCCTCGTGGCAGATCTAAAGGGCCTGGTCCAAGCCGGTCCAGGCTCTGGGTCCCCGGCGGGAACTTCCTCCAGccgagaaagagacacagatgcTCTTTCCTCTGCCTTGAAAGAGCAGCTCAGTCACTCCAGGCAGGTCCATTCATGTCTGGAAGGCTTACAAAAGCAACTGGATGGCCTGGAAAAAACTTTTAGCCAGATGACTGGGGCGGTGCATCTTGCAAAGGCTGCAGCCCTCCAGGACTTCTTGGAGCCTGAAGACGGGGCTCGGCCTCGCTCTCTGCTGGAACATGGAAGCGTGATCTTGGCGCTGTCAGACATGGAGCAGAAGCTACAAACCCAGGTCAACAGAAACTCCGTCTATAGCACCCTGGTCACCTGTGTAACAGTTGTGGCCACCCTGCCTGTGCTCTACATGCTGTTCAGGGCTAACTAG